The sequence CGGGGCTGGGCAAGGCCGTCGGTCGCCCGCTGGAATCCGCGCTCAAGAAGCGGGGTGCCCTGCGCCGCAAGGCCGGTGGTCGGGCGTTGCATGTCTTCTGGACGGATGGCGATGAAGTCCAGCTGGGCATGAGCTTCCCGGGCAACCGCAGCGAGTATGCCAATGGCATTCGTCACCTGCGTTCGCCGAGCCGTGCGCCCAGCCGCTCCACGCTCAAGCTGGAAGAGGCGTGGCACGAATTCGTGCCGCGCGATCAGTGGGAGCGTCGCATCGCCACTGGCATGCAGGCAGCGGATCTTGGTGCCGCCCCGGGTGGCTGGACCTTCCAGCTGGTCGAGAAGGGCATGTTCGTGTTCGCGATCGACAATGGTCCGATGAACCAGGACCTGATGGCGACAGGTCAGGTCGAGCATCTCAAGGAAGATGGTTTCACCTGGGAGCCGCCGCTGCGCCTGGATTGGCTGGTCTGCGATATCGTCGACAAGCCGATTCGTGTGACCGAGATGGTCGAGCGCTGGCTGAAGAAGCGCTGGTGCAACGAGGCCGTCTTCAATCTCAAGCTGCCGATGAAGCAGCGCTGGAAAGAAGTCTCTCGCTGCCTCGACTATCTGGCCGCCAGTCTCGAGCGCTCCAATGTCGGTGCCGAGATTCGCTGTCGTCATCTGTATCACGATCGTGAAGAGGTCACTGTGCACGTGCGTATCACGCACTGATTGGCTATAGGCTCGATCAGCACGCACGGGCGACATGCCCCATACAAGAACCCCACGGCCTGTACTGGCCGTGGGGTTCTTGTATGGGGAAGGAGGCGCCTGCTGCCTTCGCTCGCCGGAGAGGCGCGTTCAGGTATGCTCCAGCAGGATTATCCGCTCCGGTTGGGATAGCATGGGCGCCAGGCGCGCCATCATGTGATTTCTGGCCGGGCTGACCGACCATTCCTGCCACGCTCGCGCATCGCGCCAT comes from bacterium Scap17 and encodes:
- the rlmM gene encoding 23S rRNA (cytidine(2498)-2'-O)-methyltransferase RlmM, producing the protein MMMQPQELLLYCRPGFEADLAAEVSEKAAYIGTPGYPIAARDSGFVRYVVTGEEPANALHRDMPLQALVFARQTLVALEPLVGMSRENRVSPILQQVVDAGWSFEEIRHEMPDTNDGKALSGLGKAVGRPLESALKKRGALRRKAGGRALHVFWTDGDEVQLGMSFPGNRSEYANGIRHLRSPSRAPSRSTLKLEEAWHEFVPRDQWERRIATGMQAADLGAAPGGWTFQLVEKGMFVFAIDNGPMNQDLMATGQVEHLKEDGFTWEPPLRLDWLVCDIVDKPIRVTEMVERWLKKRWCNEAVFNLKLPMKQRWKEVSRCLDYLAASLERSNVGAEIRCRHLYHDREEVTVHVRITH